Genomic segment of Microbacterium sp. BH-3-3-3:
TCGGGGCTCGAGGACGCCCTCGCCGCGTCGTTCATCGCCCTGTGGGATGACGACGCGACCGCCTGGAACGACGTGACGATCGGTATCGACGCTCCCGCCTGACCTCGTCGGCGGTGCGGGTTCCGCGGCGTCGCGGACAGCGTCAGCCGCGCGCGTCTCCCGGCGTCGCGGACAGGGTCAGCCGCGCGCGTCTCCCGGCGTCGCGGACAGCGTCAGCCGCGCGGGTCGTCCGGCGTCGCAGGCGCGGTCGGCGTCGCGTGCGCGGTCGACGTTGCGGCGTCGGCGGTCCACGCGGGAGACGCCGCGGTCGTCGCTGCGGCGTCTGCGATCGGCGGGGCGGCGGCGTTGTGCACCGACACCTCGCGGTCATCGACGGGAGAGGGCCCGTCCGCCACGTCGGCGTTGACCTCGGCCGTGCGGTACTGCCGCGAGAGGGTGCGGTACGAGCGCGTGAGGAACGCGAGCGACGCGGCCACCACCATGAACAGTCCGGCGAAGACGAACACGAGCGCAATGCCGCGCGAGGCTCCGTCGCCGACCAGCCAGCCCCACGTCGCTCGACCCTCACCGCCCCGCATGTAGGGGATGATCGCGAACTCGGCGATCGGGGCGATGAGGAACGAGGTGACGGGCGCGGCCGCCGACTCGAAGGCGGCGGCGAAACCGAACACCCGCCCCTGCGTCTCGAACGGCACGACTTTCTGGATGATCGTCTGCTCGGCGGCCTCGACCGGGGGGATGAGCGCCATGTACACCCAGATGCCGGCGACGTAGAGCCACCACCAGTCGCGCAGGGTGAAGATCGCACCGAGCGCCCCCATCGCGATGACGAGCCACAGCATCGTGCGGATGGGGTTTCGGCCGAGTCCGAACCGCGCCACGAGCCCGCCGCCGATGATGAACCCCGTCGCGGTGACGCCGAGCACCACGCCCCAGACCTGCACGTCGAACAGCTCGAGACCGTAGGGGTCCATCAGGGCCATGTAGACGCCGCCGATGAGGTTGTTGAAGGTGGAGAAGATGAGCAGCGCGAAGAGTCCCGGAGCCGCCCGCACCGCGCGGATGGCCCCGCGCACGTCGACCAGGGGGCCGGGCTCGGCGCCCGCGGCCGGGCGCTCTTCGGGGATGCGGATGGTCAACAGGTGCACCAGCGCGACGAGTGTCAGCGCGATGGCGATGGCCAGGGTGCCGCCCATGCCGAGGAAGCCCACCGACAAGCCGCTGAAGACACTGGTGACCACGAAGGCCAGACCCTGCACCGTGCCGACCAGACCGTTCGCGTTCGCGTGGCGCTCGACGGGGACGAGGAGCGTGACCGTGGTGGACAGCGCGATGTTGCGCATGTTCTCGACGACCGCTCCGGCCAGGATGACGCCGGCGAAGAGCCAGAACCAGGGACCGCCCAGATCGAGC
This window contains:
- a CDS encoding MFS transporter, which codes for MSASPPSAAAPAGAPTTGNRTFLAVLVNTAAANVTTSFLWFALTFWVYLETRSVLATGIVGGAYMLLLAVFAMFFGSLVDRHRKHRVMVFSGLVTLTAFLVAGALWLAFPEAALLDLGGPWFWLFAGVILAGAVVENMRNIALSTTVTLLVPVERHANANGLVGTVQGLAFVVTSVFSGLSVGFLGMGGTLAIAIALTLVALVHLLTIRIPEERPAAGAEPGPLVDVRGAIRAVRAAPGLFALLIFSTFNNLIGGVYMALMDPYGLELFDVQVWGVVLGVTATGFIIGGGLVARFGLGRNPIRTMLWLVIAMGALGAIFTLRDWWWLYVAGIWVYMALIPPVEAAEQTIIQKVVPFETQGRVFGFAAAFESAAAPVTSFLIAPIAEFAIIPYMRGGEGRATWGWLVGDGASRGIALVFVFAGLFMVVAASLAFLTRSYRTLSRQYRTAEVNADVADGPSPVDDREVSVHNAAAPPIADAAATTAASPAWTADAATSTAHATPTAPATPDDPRG